The uncultured Hyphomonas sp. genome includes a window with the following:
- a CDS encoding DUF3137 domain-containing protein, protein MAIGNTSNIDNAIRTAQPLSLLASQRPEFADAERIWETELAPELGVREAVRKQTISRAKSRTFLGLLVAVPVALFIMVLSGGAGFFFPLSFFLGAILVAFISGFDWLKVYSLKSATKDLILKAACKPFGFNYETLHPDLSGIEDFQSLRTRGKDLMEAIAGPQKGQAKTLSTLFGDIQVTSHDGAGQPPPTPAYQLLKDAALLPGHSQRKFEDLIEGERAGTKFALVEAKLDTGGKNSQTVFQGILIHIEYPQRFSGRTLMARSGWWKRGKGAGDLKKVDLISRELDEAFTVYSSDQVEARALLSPDRMERLIALERHFSGGKLRGLFDQGHMTLALEADNQFEAGSVFQPLVDPRRFSTALSELGLVCDLIDGFLTREWVQGRL, encoded by the coding sequence ATGGCCATCGGTAACACCAGCAACATCGACAATGCGATCCGCACGGCCCAGCCGCTGAGCCTGCTGGCAAGTCAGCGGCCCGAATTTGCCGATGCCGAACGCATCTGGGAAACCGAACTCGCGCCGGAGCTCGGCGTCCGTGAGGCAGTTCGTAAGCAAACCATTTCCCGGGCGAAGTCCCGCACCTTTCTGGGATTGCTTGTGGCCGTGCCGGTCGCGCTCTTCATCATGGTGCTGTCGGGCGGAGCGGGCTTTTTCTTTCCGCTGTCCTTCTTCCTGGGGGCGATCCTTGTTGCGTTCATATCCGGCTTCGACTGGCTGAAAGTCTATTCCCTGAAGTCGGCGACCAAGGACCTGATCCTCAAGGCGGCGTGCAAACCGTTTGGCTTCAACTATGAAACCCTTCACCCGGACCTTTCCGGCATCGAGGATTTCCAGTCCCTGAGAACCCGCGGCAAAGATCTGATGGAAGCCATTGCCGGGCCCCAGAAGGGGCAGGCGAAGACCCTCTCCACCCTGTTCGGTGATATCCAGGTCACGAGCCATGACGGCGCAGGCCAGCCGCCGCCGACCCCGGCCTATCAGCTCCTGAAAGACGCCGCCCTCTTGCCCGGCCACAGCCAGCGCAAATTCGAGGACCTGATCGAAGGCGAACGGGCTGGTACGAAATTCGCCCTCGTCGAGGCGAAGCTCGATACTGGCGGCAAGAACAGCCAGACCGTTTTCCAGGGCATCCTCATCCATATCGAATACCCCCAGCGCTTTTCCGGCCGCACACTCATGGCGCGGTCAGGCTGGTGGAAGCGCGGCAAGGGCGCGGGCGACTTGAAGAAGGTCGATCTGATTTCCCGCGAACTGGATGAGGCCTTCACCGTCTATTCCAGCGACCAGGTCGAAGCGCGCGCCCTCCTGTCGCCGGACCGGATGGAGCGCCTCATCGCGCTGGAGCGGCACTTCTCCGGCGGAAAGCTGCGCGGCCTGTTCGATCAGGGCCACATGACGCTGGCCCTCGAAGCGGACAATCAGTTCGAGGCCGGCTCGGTCTTCCAGCCGCTGGTCGACCCGCGCCGGTTCTCAACGGCCCTGTCGGAGCTTGGCCTCGTCTGCGACCTGATCGACGGCTTCCTCACCCGCGAATGGGTCCAGGGCCGCCTTTAG
- a CDS encoding GGDEF domain-containing protein, which yields MSAYARDIKDSLTFFVFVATTALCLSFTFSVFVYRLGVLEDPQRFLVANLVVAACVAIPTATIASQHEFQLKRYQRQLESLASTDPLTGLQNRRFFRISAEDEMKRQRRMGGMAALILFDLDQFKRVNDRYGHQAGDALLKRIAEIAYSELRGPFDKLGRWGGEEFVVLLSSVNRDQAWLVCDRLRERLENMEIEYKGEKISVTASFGYEMLTPDASFDRVVEAADKALYVSKTTGRNRVTYAGPRLAATA from the coding sequence ATGAGCGCCTACGCACGGGATATAAAAGATTCTCTGACCTTCTTCGTCTTCGTGGCGACGACGGCGCTCTGTCTGTCGTTCACCTTTTCCGTTTTCGTCTACCGTCTTGGCGTGCTGGAAGATCCTCAGCGCTTTCTCGTCGCGAACCTCGTCGTCGCTGCCTGTGTGGCGATCCCGACAGCGACGATCGCCTCCCAGCATGAGTTCCAGCTGAAGCGGTATCAGCGCCAGCTGGAATCGCTCGCTTCGACCGACCCGCTGACCGGCCTGCAGAACCGCCGCTTCTTCCGTATCTCCGCTGAAGACGAGATGAAGCGCCAGCGCCGCATGGGAGGTATGGCTGCGCTTATTCTGTTCGATCTCGACCAGTTCAAGCGCGTCAACGACCGCTATGGCCACCAGGCTGGCGATGCGCTGCTGAAGCGGATTGCCGAAATCGCCTATTCGGAACTGCGCGGGCCGTTCGACAAGCTTGGCCGCTGGGGCGGGGAGGAATTTGTCGTTCTCCTGTCCAGCGTCAACCGGGACCAGGCGTGGTTGGTCTGTGACCGCCTGCGCGAGCGCCTGGAGAACATGGAGATCGAGTACAAGGGCGAGAAGATCTCGGTCACCGCCAGTTTCGGTTATGAAATGCTGACCCCGGATGCCTCGTTTGACCGCGTCGTGGAAGCCGCCGACAAGGCCCTTTACGTGTCCAAGACGACCGGCCGGAACCGCGTCACCTATGCCGGTCCGCGCCTCGCTGCGACGGCCTGA